The window ATTGGTCAATAAAAAACAAGAGAGTGTTCAGAAATTATCCTTTATCTGTAATCTTTTTAAACTCTTACGTCTTGATGACGCTGGAACAAGATCGTTGGTTGAAATAGCATCATGTGTAGGGGCACGGCATGCCGTGCCCCTACGATAGGGCAACCGCAGTTTATCGCCGAAATCTTTTTCGAACAGCCTCATAAAAAACAGATCTTATTAAGGAAAATTTTTGGTTGGTCTGGGTGTTGGAAGCTTTGGTAGGAAGGGACAGAGGGCACATTGCAACGTGCCCTCTTCTTATTGATTAATACATTTCAGGCATGCCGCCCATACCGGGCTGTTTTTCTTCTTTCTTTGGGATTTCCGCTACCATACATTCGGTTGTAAGCATCAGGCCAGCGACACTCGCGGCATTCTGGAGAGCTGAGCGAGTTACCTTAGTGGGATCGATAATCCCAGCCTGGATCATATCGCAGAATTCGCCTGTTTCGGCATTATATCCGAAAGCTCCATTGCCGGCTTTGATCTTTTGAACGATTACCGATCCTTCTTCGCCAGCGTTGTTAGCAATCTGGCGAGCTGGCTCTTCCAAGGCGCGTTTGATAATGTTAAGACCCATCTGTTCGTCACCTTCAAAGGTGACTTTTTCAAGAGCCGGTATGCAGCGGATGTATGCAACTCCACCGCCTGGGACAATACCTTCTTCGACGGCAGCTCGAGTAGCATTCAACGCATCTTCAACTCGGGCTTTCTTTTCCTTCATTTCGGTTTCTGTTGCGGCTCCAACACTGATAACCGCCACGCCGCCGACAAGCTTAGCAAGGCGTTCTTGAAGTTTTTCGCGGTCGTAATCACTCGTGGTTTCTTCAATTTGCGCTCGAATCTGTTTCACTCGACCTTCTATAGACTTACGGTCACCTGCTCCATCTATTATAGTGGTGTTGTCCTTATCAATTCTAACGGTTTTGGCTCGCCCGAGGTCGGTCAACTTGGCACCTTCGAGCTTGATGCCCTTTTCTTCACTGATAACCTGTCCACCCGTAAGTATTGCAATATCTTCCAACATGGCTTTGCGACGATCGCCAAAGCCCGGAGCTTTAACGGCACAAACCTGTAAGGTGCCTCGAAGTTTATTAACGACGAGAGTTGCGAGCGCTTCGCCTTCCACATCCTCGGCTATAATGAGAAGAGCGCGCCCCATTTTGGCAACCTGTTCCAAAATAGGCAAAAGATCTTTCATGCTACTGATCTTTTTGTCATGAATAAGGATGAGAGGATCGTTCAGGACGACCTCCATTTTTTCCGGATCGGTAATGAAATAGGGCGAGATATAGCCTCTATCGAACTGCATTCCTTCGACTATATCAAGAGTTGTTTCCATTCCCTTGGCTTCTTCGACGGTGATAACCCCCTCTTTACCAACCTTGCTCATAGCCTCGGCTATGATGTTGCCAATGGTGGGGTCGTTATTGGCGGATATGGTGCCAACCTGGGCTATTTCTTTTTCGTCTTTGACGGGGCTACTTAGTTTTTTGAGTTCATCAACGACGATTTTTACAGCTTTATCTATTCCTCTTTTGAGGGACATGGGGTTAGCACCGGCTGCTACGAGCTTGGATCCTTCGTAGTAGATACATTGAGCCAATATGGTAGCCGTGGTAGTGCCGTCTCCAGCGACATCGCTTGTTTTGCTTGCCACTTCACGCACCATCTGGGCGCCCATGTTTTCGAACTTATTTTCTAGCTCTATTTCTTTAGCAACGGTTACGCCGTCTTTGGTGACAAGCGGGCTTCCGAAAGTTTTTTCGATAATTACGTTACGTCCCTTGGGACCCAGGGTCACTTTGACGGCTTCAGCAAGAGCGTTAACTCCTCGAAGCAGG of the Thermodesulforhabdaceae bacterium genome contains:
- the groL gene encoding chaperonin GroEL (60 kDa chaperone family; promotes refolding of misfolded polypeptides especially under stressful conditions; forms two stacked rings of heptamers to form a barrel-shaped 14mer; ends can be capped by GroES; misfolded proteins enter the barrel where they are refolded when GroES binds) — protein: MPAKQIIYDVKARDALLRGVNALAEAVKVTLGPKGRNVIIEKTFGSPLVTKDGVTVAKEIELENKFENMGAQMVREVASKTSDVAGDGTTTATILAQCIYYEGSKLVAAGANPMSLKRGIDKAVKIVVDELKKLSSPVKDEKEIAQVGTISANNDPTIGNIIAEAMSKVGKEGVITVEEAKGMETTLDIVEGMQFDRGYISPYFITDPEKMEVVLNDPLILIHDKKISSMKDLLPILEQVAKMGRALLIIAEDVEGEALATLVVNKLRGTLQVCAVKAPGFGDRRKAMLEDIAILTGGQVISEEKGIKLEGAKLTDLGRAKTVRIDKDNTTIIDGAGDRKSIEGRVKQIRAQIEETTSDYDREKLQERLAKLVGGVAVISVGAATETEMKEKKARVEDALNATRAAVEEGIVPGGGVAYIRCIPALEKVTFEGDEQMGLNIIKRALEEPARQIANNAGEEGSVIVQKIKAGNGAFGYNAETGEFCDMIQAGIIDPTKVTRSALQNAASVAGLMLTTECMVAEIPKKEEKQPGMGGMPEMY